The Catenuloplanes niger genome includes a window with the following:
- a CDS encoding M20/M25/M40 family metallo-hydrolase, which produces MSEAAEVVGICRDLLRIDTSNTGDPETSKGERAAAEYVAEKLTAAGIEPVVHETLPGRTSLVARIPGADPGRGGLLVHGHLDVVPADASEWTVDPFAGEIRDGYLWGRGAVDMKDFDAMVLAVVGRWHREGYVPPRDIVLAFTADEEAGGTYGAKALVDERADLFEGVTEAIGEVGGYSFTVNDDLRLYLIETAQKGMDWLRLHARGRPGHGSMVHDDNAVTALAEAVARIGNHKFPLTVTPTVRTFLEQTTELLGIELDLDDPEKAIAKLGPIANIIGATVRNTANPTRLDAGYKDNVIPGRASATIDCRTLPGQHELFYEQLRELIGPDIEIDSRDPQPALETSFDGAIVDAMAAALKAEDPGARAVPYMLSAGTDAKHFNRLGIRCFGFAPLKLPADLNFSALFHGIDERVPVEGLEFGTRVLDRFLRGC; this is translated from the coding sequence ATGAGCGAAGCGGCCGAGGTTGTCGGGATCTGCCGGGACCTGCTGAGGATCGACACCAGCAACACGGGTGATCCGGAGACCAGCAAGGGCGAACGGGCGGCCGCGGAGTACGTGGCGGAGAAGCTCACCGCGGCCGGGATCGAGCCGGTCGTGCACGAGACGCTGCCGGGCCGCACCTCGCTCGTCGCGCGGATCCCGGGCGCCGACCCCGGCCGCGGCGGCCTGCTCGTGCACGGCCACCTGGACGTGGTGCCGGCCGACGCGAGCGAGTGGACCGTGGACCCGTTCGCCGGCGAGATCCGGGACGGCTACCTGTGGGGCCGCGGCGCGGTCGACATGAAGGACTTCGACGCGATGGTGCTGGCCGTGGTCGGCCGGTGGCATCGTGAGGGGTACGTGCCGCCCCGGGACATCGTGCTCGCGTTCACCGCGGACGAGGAGGCGGGCGGGACGTACGGCGCGAAGGCGCTGGTCGACGAGCGGGCGGACCTGTTCGAGGGCGTGACCGAGGCGATCGGCGAGGTCGGCGGCTACTCGTTCACCGTCAACGACGACCTGCGGCTGTACCTGATCGAGACCGCGCAGAAGGGCATGGACTGGCTGCGGCTGCACGCCCGGGGCCGCCCGGGGCACGGCTCGATGGTGCACGACGACAACGCGGTGACCGCGCTCGCCGAGGCGGTCGCCCGGATCGGCAACCACAAGTTCCCGCTGACCGTGACTCCCACCGTGCGCACGTTCCTGGAGCAGACCACCGAGCTGCTCGGCATCGAACTGGACCTGGACGACCCGGAGAAGGCGATCGCGAAGCTCGGCCCGATCGCGAACATCATCGGCGCCACGGTGCGCAACACCGCGAACCCCACCCGGCTGGACGCCGGCTACAAGGACAACGTGATCCCCGGCCGGGCGTCCGCGACCATCGACTGCCGGACGCTGCCGGGCCAGCACGAGCTCTTCTACGAGCAGTTGCGCGAGCTGATCGGGCCGGACATCGAGATCGACTCCCGGGACCCGCAGCCGGCGCTGGAGACGTCGTTCGACGGCGCGATCGTGGACGCGATGGCGGCCGCGCTGAAGGCGGAGGACCCGGGCGCGCGGGCGGTGCCGTACATGCTGTCCGCGGGCACCGACGCCAAGCACTTCAACCGGCTCGGCATCCGCTGCTTCGGCTTCGCGCCGCTGAAGCTGCCGGCCGACCTGAACTTCTCCGCGCTGTTCCACGGCATCGACGAGCGCGTTCCGGTGGAGGGTCTAGAGTTCGGCACGCGAGTGCTGGACCGATTCCTGCGCGGTTGCTGA
- a CDS encoding DUF5703 family protein has protein sequence MDYEYAPLRLPANVDRMTATAQLAIQAEFSGWELARVRLYRDGTRQVMLRRRVREQPQPGLSI, from the coding sequence ATGGACTACGAATACGCGCCGTTGCGGTTGCCGGCGAATGTCGATCGGATGACCGCCACGGCGCAGTTGGCGATCCAGGCCGAGTTCTCGGGCTGGGAGCTGGCCCGGGTGCGGCTGTACCGGGACGGGACGCGGCAGGTCATGCTGCGCCGCCGGGTCCGGGAGCAACCGCAACCGGGCCTGTCGATCTAG
- a CDS encoding aldo/keto reductase: MQQRPLGRSGLAVSRLALGTMTWGRDTDADDAAAQLKSYLDAGGNLVDTADVYGDGDAEAVIGSLLGGLVPREDLLIATKAGVRPGTGRRRDCSRGHLLRSLDSSLRRLGTDYVDLFQVHGYDPATPLEETMSALDHAVTSGRVRYVGLSNYSGWQTARAAVWQAAYPGRAPVVATQMEYSLLERGVEREVLPACAALGLGLLPWSPLGRGVLTGKYRNGRPADSRAVSPHFAAFVESYLDPRSSSIVEAVVTAAGGLGVSPLEVALAWVRDQPGVVAPILGARTVGQLLGALQAEYLELPTEITLALDDVSAIGYAYPERDD; this comes from the coding sequence ATGCAACAGCGACCGCTCGGCCGAAGCGGGCTGGCGGTTTCCCGGCTCGCGCTCGGCACCATGACGTGGGGCCGGGACACCGACGCCGACGACGCGGCCGCGCAGTTGAAGAGCTACCTCGACGCGGGCGGCAACCTCGTCGACACCGCGGACGTCTACGGCGACGGCGACGCCGAGGCGGTGATCGGCTCTCTGCTGGGCGGCCTGGTCCCGCGCGAGGACCTGCTCATCGCCACCAAGGCGGGCGTGCGCCCCGGCACCGGCCGCCGCCGCGACTGCTCACGCGGCCACCTGCTGCGCAGCCTGGACTCGTCGCTGCGCCGGCTCGGCACCGACTACGTCGACCTGTTCCAGGTGCACGGCTACGACCCGGCCACGCCGCTGGAGGAGACCATGTCCGCGCTCGACCACGCCGTGACCAGCGGCCGGGTGCGCTACGTGGGCCTGTCCAACTACTCCGGCTGGCAGACCGCCCGCGCCGCCGTATGGCAGGCCGCCTACCCCGGCCGCGCCCCCGTGGTCGCCACCCAGATGGAGTACTCGCTGCTGGAGCGCGGCGTCGAACGTGAGGTGCTGCCCGCCTGCGCCGCGCTCGGCCTCGGCCTGCTGCCCTGGTCCCCACTCGGCCGCGGCGTGCTCACCGGTAAGTACCGCAACGGCCGCCCCGCCGACTCGCGCGCGGTCTCGCCGCACTTCGCCGCGTTCGTGGAGAGCTACCTCGACCCGCGCAGCTCCAGCATCGTGGAGGCGGTGGTCACCGCGGCCGGTGGGCTCGGCGTGTCACCGCTGGAGGTCGCGCTGGCCTGGGTCCGCGACCAGCCCGGCGTGGTCGCGCCGATCCTCGGCGCGCGCACCGTGGGCCAGTTGCTCGGGGCGCTGCAGGCGGAGTACCTGGAGCTGCCCACGGAGATAACGCTGGCCCTCGACGACGTCTCCGCGATCGGCTACGCGTACCCGGAACGGGACGACTGA